The following are encoded together in the Kribbella sp. CA-293567 genome:
- a CDS encoding RHS repeat-associated core domain-containing protein, translated as MAYTPSGAVASTTLPAGSVSYTYDNLGRTTKVDYSDSTPDVTSTYDVAGRPKTVTAGAASTAYNYDKAGRVTDLTRGSAAFTYAHDPQGRLAKRTYPDGRSQAFTYDADGLVAGSTLSGGSIATPIATAYTYDAAGHLKKTDAGGLVTDRTYDDAGQLTKIEHGRSGTALMSQTVAYDNAGRPTKTDTTRGSTVKRSLYGYDAAGQLTSFCTPSSVTVTCDGAPSTQYTYDASGNRKTTTEATPGQADVVTTTVVDADDRVQTETTGTSVTTSTYDGNGYLKNRGSPAGTEAFTYRLDGNLAQTTTTAGTVIDYTYDEAGNRLTSSADGALQSKWTWDTVGSLPIRITEANSAGTTTHRWANDPVSGLGGAFIDTVGTTPTWLLGDYQGSITDTTSTGTALTGTATWDPIGTPIAAPTGAMSTNPLRFHSQYQDTKTNLYDVRLRDYDATQGRFTGPDPVSASPRDGFIQNYSYGYNNPLNFTDPSGACWICGAVGAVVGGVVGGISGGVSAYKESGGDWGATWEGAGKGAIQGALSGGAAGLCAGGGLAAMAVCAGAGNAAGGYLNSLIWGDDYSWGDAGEDFAWGFGATLTLGGLGKAGKNLFKNTRAAQASANWVKKNIRPHLPAHLRGQYQCPPAETPSAGPARFITTGKGVTIDRSSVGKRISVQRQGRHVLGAKEYKNGSYFNSADDAQRVIDAFHDGSAEVLGVKGADIVVRVNSVTGFNVNRRAGFPKQATHVFFIKGIKSPSVVPHDPSWKP; from the coding sequence ATGGCCTACACACCATCCGGCGCAGTCGCCTCGACGACGCTGCCTGCCGGATCGGTGTCCTACACCTACGACAACCTCGGCCGCACCACCAAGGTCGACTACTCCGACAGCACCCCGGACGTCACCTCGACCTACGACGTAGCCGGCCGTCCGAAGACAGTCACCGCGGGAGCCGCTTCGACCGCGTACAACTACGACAAGGCCGGCCGAGTCACCGACCTCACCCGCGGCTCCGCGGCCTTCACCTACGCTCACGACCCCCAAGGACGGCTCGCCAAGCGAACCTACCCGGACGGCCGGTCCCAGGCGTTCACCTACGACGCCGACGGGCTCGTCGCAGGTTCGACCCTCAGCGGCGGTTCGATCGCCACACCGATCGCGACGGCCTACACCTACGACGCGGCCGGTCACCTGAAGAAGACCGACGCGGGTGGGCTGGTCACCGATCGCACCTACGACGACGCCGGCCAACTCACCAAGATCGAGCATGGCCGCTCCGGCACCGCGCTCATGTCCCAAACGGTTGCCTACGACAACGCGGGCAGACCCACCAAGACCGACACGACCCGCGGGAGCACAGTCAAACGCAGCCTCTACGGCTACGACGCTGCCGGACAACTCACGAGCTTCTGTACGCCGTCGTCGGTCACCGTCACCTGTGATGGTGCACCTAGTACGCAGTACACCTACGACGCCAGCGGCAACCGCAAGACAACCACCGAGGCCACTCCGGGTCAGGCCGACGTAGTCACCACGACAGTCGTAGACGCCGACGACAGGGTCCAGACCGAGACCACCGGAACCAGCGTCACCACCAGTACCTACGACGGCAACGGCTACCTGAAGAACCGTGGCTCGCCGGCCGGCACAGAGGCATTCACCTACCGTCTCGACGGCAACCTCGCCCAGACGACCACCACCGCCGGCACCGTCATCGACTACACCTACGACGAAGCCGGCAACCGCCTCACCTCCAGCGCCGACGGCGCACTGCAGTCCAAGTGGACGTGGGACACCGTCGGTTCCCTCCCGATCCGCATCACCGAAGCCAACAGCGCCGGGACGACCACGCACCGATGGGCCAACGACCCTGTCAGTGGCCTGGGCGGCGCCTTCATCGACACCGTCGGCACCACCCCGACCTGGCTCCTCGGCGACTACCAAGGCTCGATCACCGACACCACCAGCACCGGCACAGCCCTGACCGGCACTGCAACCTGGGACCCCATCGGCACCCCGATTGCGGCGCCCACCGGCGCCATGTCCACCAACCCCCTGCGCTTCCACAGCCAGTACCAGGACACCAAAACCAACCTGTACGACGTACGCCTCCGCGACTACGACGCAACCCAAGGCCGCTTCACCGGCCCTGACCCCGTCTCAGCCTCGCCACGCGACGGCTTCATCCAGAACTACTCGTACGGCTACAACAACCCCCTGAACTTCACAGACCCCTCCGGAGCCTGCTGGATCTGTGGCGCGGTCGGTGCAGTAGTCGGCGGCGTAGTCGGTGGAATCTCCGGCGGCGTCAGCGCCTACAAGGAGAGCGGCGGCGACTGGGGCGCAACGTGGGAAGGCGCAGGCAAGGGCGCAATCCAGGGTGCTCTGTCGGGAGGGGCCGCCGGCCTCTGCGCTGGCGGCGGGCTAGCAGCAATGGCTGTCTGCGCAGGCGCGGGCAACGCTGCTGGCGGCTACTTGAACTCCCTTATCTGGGGCGACGACTACTCCTGGGGCGACGCAGGCGAAGACTTCGCCTGGGGCTTCGGTGCCACCCTCACCCTCGGAGGGCTCGGCAAGGCGGGCAAGAATTTATTCAAGAACACGCGAGCGGCCCAAGCGAGCGCGAATTGGGTCAAAAAGAACATCAGGCCACACCTGCCTGCCCACCTCCGCGGACAATACCAGTGTCCGCCGGCTGAAACGCCGTCAGCAGGGCCTGCCCGGTTCATCACGACTGGGAAGGGCGTCACTATCGACCGCTCGTCGGTGGGCAAGAGAATCAGTGTGCAGCGGCAGGGGCGCCATGTTCTCGGCGCGAAGGAATACAAGAACGGCAGCTACTTCAACTCCGCCGATGACGCCCAGCGAGTCATTGATGCTTTCCACGATGGATCTGCCGAGGTTCTCGGGGTGAAGGGTGCTGATATAGTTGTGCGCGTGAACAGTGTCACCGGTTTCAATGTGAATCGACGGGCTGGCTTCCCCAAGCAGGCGACTCACGTATTTTTCATCAAAGGTATTAAGTCTCCGAGTGTCGTTCCGCACGACCCGAGTTGGAAGCCATGA
- the dapF gene encoding diaminopimelate epimerase produces the protein MSIGTFPWLKGHGTENDFVLLPDPDGSVHEELDEELVRFLCDRHAGLGADGVLRVIEGSKQSYVEDGGDWFMDYRNADGSIAEMCGNGVRVFVRYLVEAGLAGGKPVRVGTRAGVKEVVVNDDGTITVDMGEPVLPGPAGIVVDANGHQWPALHVDMGNPHAVAFVDSLAEPGNLCDQPGWSPADAFPRGVNIEFVVRKGPNEVAMRVHERGAGETRSCGTGTCAVAVAAARAARQSLPVTYRVGVPGGAVTVTWREDNHLELTGPAVIHARGEFDRSWLPA, from the coding sequence ATGAGCATCGGCACCTTCCCCTGGTTGAAGGGGCATGGCACGGAGAACGATTTCGTGCTGCTGCCCGACCCCGACGGGAGCGTGCACGAGGAACTCGACGAAGAGTTGGTCCGCTTCCTGTGCGACCGCCATGCCGGGCTGGGCGCGGACGGTGTGCTGCGGGTGATCGAGGGGTCGAAGCAGTCGTACGTCGAGGACGGTGGCGACTGGTTCATGGACTACCGCAACGCCGATGGCTCGATCGCCGAGATGTGCGGCAACGGCGTCCGGGTGTTCGTCCGGTACCTCGTGGAGGCCGGTCTGGCCGGCGGCAAGCCGGTGCGGGTCGGGACTCGGGCCGGCGTCAAGGAAGTCGTGGTCAACGACGACGGGACCATCACCGTCGACATGGGCGAGCCGGTGCTTCCCGGACCGGCCGGCATCGTCGTGGACGCGAACGGGCACCAGTGGCCGGCCCTGCACGTCGACATGGGCAACCCGCACGCGGTGGCCTTCGTGGATTCGCTCGCCGAGCCGGGCAACCTGTGCGACCAGCCCGGCTGGTCACCCGCCGACGCCTTCCCGCGCGGCGTGAACATCGAGTTCGTGGTCCGCAAGGGCCCGAACGAGGTCGCCATGCGGGTGCACGAGCGCGGCGCGGGGGAGACCCGCTCCTGTGGGACCGGCACCTGTGCCGTCGCGGTGGCAGCGGCCCGGGCCGCTCGCCAGAGTCTGCCGGTCACGTATCGCGTCGGCGTACCGGGTGGGGCGGTGACGGTCACGTGGCGCGAGGACAACCATCTGGAGCTCACCGGGCCGGCCGTGATCCACGCTCGCGGGGAGTTCGATCGCTCCTGGTTGCCCGCCTGA
- the hflX gene encoding GTPase HflX yields MTTHSNAYDEPADVDLDLTQDDVLDDEETDSSSGYGRDYSAEESTEGLELEERQALRRVVGMSTELTDISEVEYRKLLLERVLLVGVWTDGSAEDAENSLAELKLLAETAGSEVLDGVIQRRKKPDPATYIGSGKVSDLRNLVAALGADTVIADGELAPAQLRNLEDKLKVKVVDRTALILDIFAQHAKSKEGKAQVELAQLQYMKQRLRGWGGNLSRQAGGRVGAAGGGIGGRGPGETKIETDRRRINTKIAKLRRELKDLKGTRSTMRQERRRHSIPSVAIAGYTNAGKSSLLNNMTNAGVLVENALFATLDPTTRRTTTSDGRVYTFTDTVGFVRHLPHDIVEAFRSTLEEVADADLLLHVVDGSHPDPVSQINAVREVLSEIGASDVPEIIVINKSDLADPLALAPILHRETGAIVVSAHTGDGIDKLRALVEASLPSPDVAVELLLPYDRGDLVSRIHSEGAVDQLEHTADGTRLTARVHADLAGDLTQYAVIA; encoded by the coding sequence ATGACGACCCATTCGAACGCATACGACGAGCCCGCCGACGTCGACCTCGACCTGACCCAGGACGACGTGCTCGACGACGAGGAGACTGACTCGTCGTCGGGTTACGGACGCGACTATTCCGCCGAGGAGAGCACCGAAGGCCTCGAGCTGGAGGAACGCCAGGCGCTGCGGCGCGTGGTCGGGATGTCCACCGAGCTGACCGACATCAGCGAGGTCGAGTACCGCAAGCTGCTGCTGGAGCGCGTGCTGCTGGTCGGTGTGTGGACCGACGGCAGTGCCGAGGACGCCGAGAACTCGCTGGCCGAGCTGAAGCTGCTCGCCGAGACCGCGGGGTCGGAGGTGCTCGACGGCGTGATCCAGCGGCGCAAGAAGCCCGACCCGGCCACCTACATCGGTAGCGGCAAGGTGTCCGATCTGCGCAACCTGGTCGCCGCTCTGGGCGCCGACACGGTGATCGCCGACGGTGAGCTCGCGCCGGCCCAGCTGAGGAACCTGGAAGACAAGCTGAAGGTCAAGGTGGTCGACCGGACCGCGCTGATCCTCGACATCTTCGCCCAGCACGCGAAGAGCAAGGAAGGCAAGGCCCAGGTCGAGCTGGCCCAGCTGCAGTACATGAAGCAGCGCCTGCGTGGCTGGGGTGGAAACCTGTCCCGCCAGGCCGGTGGCCGGGTCGGTGCGGCCGGTGGCGGTATCGGTGGCCGTGGTCCTGGTGAGACCAAGATCGAGACCGACCGGCGCCGGATCAACACCAAGATCGCCAAGCTGCGGCGTGAGCTGAAGGACCTGAAGGGCACCCGCTCGACGATGCGCCAGGAGCGTCGCCGGCACTCGATCCCGTCGGTCGCGATCGCGGGCTACACCAACGCGGGCAAGTCCTCCCTGCTCAACAACATGACGAACGCCGGCGTCCTGGTCGAGAACGCGCTGTTCGCGACCCTGGACCCGACCACCCGGCGGACGACCACGTCCGACGGCCGGGTCTACACCTTCACCGACACCGTCGGGTTCGTCCGGCACCTGCCGCACGACATCGTCGAGGCGTTCCGCTCGACGCTGGAGGAGGTGGCCGACGCGGACCTGCTGCTGCACGTGGTGGACGGTTCGCACCCGGACCCGGTCTCCCAGATCAACGCGGTCCGCGAGGTGCTCAGCGAGATCGGTGCCTCCGACGTCCCGGAGATCATCGTGATCAACAAGAGCGACCTGGCCGATCCGCTGGCGCTGGCTCCGATCCTGCACCGGGAGACCGGCGCGATCGTGGTCTCCGCGCACACCGGCGACGGGATCGACAAGCTGCGCGCCCTGGTCGAGGCTTCGCTGCCGAGCCCGGACGTCGCGGTGGAGCTGCTGCTGCCCTACGACCGCGGCGACCTGGTCTCCCGGATCCACTCCGAGGGCGCGGTCGACCAGCTCGAGCACACGGCCGACGGCACCAGGCTGACCGCCCGGGTGCACGCCGACCTGGCCGGCGACCTGACGCAGTACGCCGTCATCGCCTGA
- a CDS encoding immune inhibitor A domain-containing protein, giving the protein MRKVSAGLFSLALATTFGLSMASAGNAAQPQAAGGAPAASEPASTSDELPNPLEEKRRDLREQALTKVLNGTAKAEKRGASTVVKLGTKTKTAGFAKGQKSAAGKKVKVDEYVELSREKTDKIFVVLAEFGNERHPSFPDEDINATIPGPTTYEGPLHNAIPEPDRSVDNSTVWQADYNRQHFQDMYFGSGNSVKKYYEKQSSGRYSVDGLVTDWVKVKYNEARYGRSNGKPCAGNVCNNTWNLVADSVNQWVTDQKAAGRTTAQIKADLASFDVWDRYDFDGDGNFNEPDGFIDHFQIVHSGGDQADGDPIQGEDAIWSHRWYAGFPGGPANNPIGGAQIGDTGLWVGDYTIQPENGGISVFAHEFGHDLGLPDHYDTSGPAIENGVNWWTIMAQSRVGKPSDGGIGEQAADLGAWDKLQLGWLDYEIVAAGQERKLELGPHEYNTKQPQAVVVTLPKKNVTSPLEPPAVGAKSWWSGRGDNFTRTMNRQVAVPAGTTSLTFQANWQIEDCDTTACDYAYVEVNDGTGFKPIAGNITNPAEGNGIDGNSNGWKPATFDLSAYAGKTIGLQFRYTTDANTGGFGFYADDILVTNGATTVLASGAEATPEGWTLNGFSSVGSTLTTAYDNYYIASHINYVSYDEHLKTGPYNFGWASTAPDKVEHFPYQDGLLIWYWDTSQNNNNTNQHPGEGLILPIDSHPTPINRLDGGIWRPRVGGYDAPFGLEKADSFTLHLNGQPSYIRGQDGQPLFNDGLTYWYAQQPQAGVKVPNNGVNIRVTSRDKNTVKVRISTRK; this is encoded by the coding sequence GTGCGCAAAGTATCTGCCGGGCTGTTCAGCCTGGCTCTGGCGACGACGTTCGGCTTGAGCATGGCCTCAGCCGGTAACGCCGCTCAGCCCCAGGCCGCCGGTGGGGCACCGGCCGCCAGTGAGCCCGCATCGACGTCGGACGAGCTGCCCAACCCGCTCGAGGAGAAGCGCCGTGACCTGCGCGAGCAGGCGCTGACGAAGGTCCTCAACGGCACGGCCAAGGCGGAGAAGCGCGGCGCCAGCACGGTGGTGAAGCTCGGCACCAAGACCAAGACCGCCGGCTTCGCGAAGGGCCAGAAGAGCGCCGCCGGCAAGAAGGTCAAGGTCGACGAGTACGTCGAGCTGAGCCGCGAGAAGACCGACAAGATCTTCGTCGTCCTCGCCGAGTTCGGCAACGAGCGGCACCCGAGCTTCCCCGACGAGGACATCAACGCGACCATCCCCGGTCCGACCACCTACGAGGGACCGCTGCACAACGCGATCCCCGAGCCGGACCGCTCGGTGGACAACTCCACCGTCTGGCAGGCCGACTACAACCGCCAGCACTTCCAGGACATGTACTTCGGTAGCGGCAACTCCGTGAAGAAGTACTACGAGAAGCAGTCCTCGGGCCGGTACAGCGTCGACGGTCTGGTCACCGACTGGGTCAAGGTCAAGTACAACGAGGCCCGGTACGGCCGGTCCAACGGCAAGCCGTGTGCGGGCAACGTCTGCAACAACACCTGGAACCTGGTCGCGGACTCGGTCAACCAGTGGGTCACGGACCAGAAGGCCGCCGGCCGCACCACCGCGCAGATCAAGGCCGACCTGGCGTCGTTCGACGTCTGGGACCGCTACGACTTCGACGGTGACGGCAACTTCAACGAGCCCGACGGCTTCATCGACCACTTCCAGATCGTCCACTCCGGTGGCGACCAGGCCGATGGTGACCCGATCCAGGGTGAGGACGCCATCTGGTCGCACCGCTGGTACGCCGGATTCCCGGGCGGCCCGGCCAACAACCCGATCGGTGGCGCGCAGATCGGCGACACCGGCCTGTGGGTCGGCGACTACACGATCCAGCCGGAGAACGGCGGCATCAGCGTCTTCGCCCACGAGTTCGGCCACGACCTCGGTCTGCCGGACCACTACGACACCTCCGGTCCCGCCATCGAGAACGGCGTGAACTGGTGGACGATCATGGCCCAGAGCCGGGTCGGCAAGCCCTCTGACGGCGGGATCGGCGAGCAGGCTGCCGACCTCGGCGCGTGGGACAAGCTGCAGCTCGGCTGGCTGGACTACGAGATCGTCGCTGCCGGTCAGGAGCGCAAGCTCGAGCTCGGCCCGCACGAGTACAACACCAAGCAGCCGCAGGCCGTCGTCGTGACGCTGCCGAAGAAGAACGTCACCTCGCCGCTCGAGCCGCCGGCAGTCGGCGCGAAGAGCTGGTGGAGCGGCCGGGGCGACAACTTCACCCGGACGATGAACCGCCAGGTCGCTGTTCCGGCCGGCACCACCTCCCTGACCTTCCAGGCGAACTGGCAGATCGAGGACTGTGACACCACCGCCTGCGACTACGCCTACGTCGAGGTGAACGACGGCACCGGCTTCAAGCCGATCGCCGGCAACATCACCAACCCGGCCGAGGGCAACGGCATCGACGGCAACTCCAACGGCTGGAAGCCGGCCACCTTCGACCTGTCGGCCTACGCCGGCAAGACGATCGGCCTGCAGTTCCGCTACACCACCGACGCGAACACGGGTGGCTTCGGCTTCTACGCCGACGACATCTTGGTGACCAACGGCGCCACCACGGTGCTGGCTTCGGGTGCGGAGGCAACGCCGGAGGGCTGGACGCTGAACGGCTTCAGCTCGGTCGGGTCGACGCTGACCACGGCGTACGACAACTACTACATCGCCTCGCACATCAACTACGTCTCCTACGACGAGCACCTGAAGACCGGGCCGTACAACTTCGGCTGGGCCAGCACGGCGCCCGACAAGGTGGAGCACTTCCCGTACCAGGACGGCCTGCTGATCTGGTACTGGGACACCTCGCAGAACAACAACAACACCAACCAGCACCCCGGTGAGGGCCTCATCCTGCCGATCGACTCGCACCCGACCCCGATCAACCGTCTCGACGGTGGCATCTGGCGTCCGCGGGTCGGCGGATACGACGCACCCTTCGGGCTCGAGAAGGCCGACTCGTTCACTCTGCACCTGAACGGTCAGCCCAGCTACATCCGCGGTCAGGACGGTCAGCCGCTGTTCAACGACGGACTGACCTACTGGTACGCGCAGCAGCCGCAGGCCGGTGTGAAGGTGCCGAACAACGGCGTCAACATCCGGGTCACCTCGCGGGACAAGAACACGGTCAAGGTGCGGATCTCCACCCGCAAGTGA
- the macS gene encoding MacS family sensor histidine kinase — translation MEASRADAGRSRGDAVDLMLPLWRALVVFRVITWIFACFGVWTRWDGIHRPSGAVIQLAVMGLWTIVASIGYSRHWGRRNTRLAFADLIVTVGCMFLTLLAQPLLDIRAGASVLTSVWAAGPVLALAISRGRDGGLLGAATISLALLSLRGVDNAAKILSNVQLLLVAGLVVGYAASTMRKATSRLRAAIAAESATAERLRLSRSIHDGVLQVLAQVQRRGNAIGGEAVELASLAAEQEVALRTLMATRPVTGDRGRIDLCMLLLPLATTRVDVVVPADQVLLPTEKATELVAVIKEALSNVGKHAGPDAQAWVVVEDLGTEVLLSIRDDGVGTTVDRLAGERSDGHLGVSQSIRGRITDLGGSVTVRTAPGEGTEWEMKVGTG, via the coding sequence ATGGAAGCCTCGCGCGCCGACGCCGGCCGCTCCCGTGGCGACGCGGTGGACCTGATGCTGCCGCTGTGGCGCGCGCTGGTGGTCTTCCGGGTGATCACCTGGATATTCGCCTGTTTCGGTGTCTGGACCCGTTGGGACGGTATTCACCGGCCGTCCGGCGCGGTCATTCAGCTGGCCGTGATGGGACTTTGGACCATTGTCGCGTCGATCGGTTACAGCAGGCATTGGGGCCGTCGCAATACGCGACTGGCTTTTGCCGATCTGATCGTCACTGTGGGTTGTATGTTCCTCACGCTCCTGGCTCAGCCGCTGCTCGACATCCGCGCCGGTGCGTCCGTGCTGACGTCGGTCTGGGCCGCCGGACCGGTGCTGGCACTGGCGATCTCTCGTGGCCGTGACGGTGGTCTGCTCGGTGCGGCGACGATCAGCCTCGCTCTGCTGTCGCTGCGCGGCGTCGACAACGCGGCCAAGATCCTGAGCAACGTCCAGTTGCTGCTCGTCGCCGGCCTGGTCGTCGGGTACGCCGCCAGCACGATGCGCAAGGCGACCTCGAGACTGCGCGCCGCCATCGCCGCCGAGAGCGCGACCGCCGAGCGACTCAGGCTCAGCCGGTCCATCCACGACGGCGTGCTCCAGGTGCTCGCCCAGGTGCAGCGCCGTGGCAACGCTATCGGCGGCGAGGCGGTCGAGCTGGCCTCGCTGGCCGCCGAGCAGGAGGTGGCCCTGCGAACCCTGATGGCCACCCGGCCGGTCACCGGCGACCGCGGCCGGATCGACCTCTGCATGTTGCTCCTGCCGCTGGCAACCACTCGCGTGGACGTCGTCGTACCGGCGGACCAGGTGTTGTTGCCTACGGAGAAGGCGACCGAACTGGTGGCGGTCATCAAAGAGGCGTTGAGCAACGTCGGCAAGCACGCCGGTCCGGACGCTCAGGCGTGGGTGGTGGTCGAGGACCTCGGTACCGAGGTGTTGCTGTCGATCCGCGACGATGGGGTCGGGACGACGGTGGACCGGCTGGCCGGGGAGCGGTCCGACGGCCACCTCGGCGTCAGCCAGTCGATCCGCGGCCGGATCACCGATCTGGGCGGCAGTGTGACAGTGCGGACCGCCCCGGGCGAAGGCACCGAGTGGGAGATGAAGGTGGGAACGGGATGA
- a CDS encoding response regulator: MTRVMIVDDHPMWREGVARDLGSRGYDVCATASDVGGAIRIALATRPDVVVMDLQLGEGSGVDATREITAALPDTRVLVLSASAEQADVLAAVKNGASGYLVKSASLEEFDDAVRRTAEGDAVFSAGLAGLLLGEYRRLGAGPEVPQLTERETEVLRLVARGLTARQIATRLVLSHRTVENHVQNTLRKLQLHNRAELVRYAIEHGIDEGEH; the protein is encoded by the coding sequence ATGACGCGGGTGATGATCGTCGACGACCACCCGATGTGGCGCGAAGGCGTCGCGCGGGATCTCGGCAGTCGCGGGTACGACGTCTGCGCGACCGCCTCCGACGTGGGCGGCGCGATCAGGATCGCCCTGGCGACCCGGCCGGACGTGGTGGTGATGGACCTCCAGCTCGGCGAGGGTTCCGGCGTCGACGCGACCAGGGAGATCACCGCAGCGCTGCCGGACACTCGGGTGCTGGTGCTGTCGGCCAGCGCCGAGCAGGCCGACGTACTGGCTGCTGTGAAGAACGGTGCCTCGGGCTATCTGGTGAAGTCGGCGTCGCTGGAGGAGTTCGACGACGCGGTACGGCGTACCGCCGAGGGCGACGCCGTCTTCAGTGCCGGACTCGCCGGCTTGCTGCTGGGGGAGTACAGGCGGCTCGGTGCCGGGCCAGAGGTGCCGCAGCTGACTGAGCGAGAGACTGAAGTACTACGCCTGGTGGCACGCGGGCTGACTGCCCGGCAGATCGCCACGAGGCTGGTGCTGTCGCATCGGACCGTCGAGAACCACGTACAGAACACACTGCGGAAGCTGCAGCTCCACAACCGGGCCGAGCTCGTCCGCTACGCGATAGAGCACGGCATCGACGAAGGCGAGCACTAA
- a CDS encoding S8 family peptidase: MRRSIRLTLAAAIVPAIALTTALSTASAAPAPDPGDRIILVQPAAAEPGATAIKDTYIVELKKGSQLGKLKRSLGVTPQREFSTAVTGFSAKLTAAQLATLQKSPDVVAISQDVLYQALDATQTNPPSWGIDRIDQRNLPLSKSFTYTRTGTGVHAYIIDSGVDPTHPNFGGRASFDFNGIDANNTDCNGHGTHVAGTIGSTSYGVAKNVRLHGVKWLNCSGGGTASSAIAAVDWVTRNAVKPAVANASWNFSPNTTLENSLRAMINSGVFLAASAGNTGANSCDRLPRRISTALVVAASTSTDARASYSSTGACVDVYAPGSAIVSTLPGGSSGSNNGTSMATPHVAGVAALYLQTSPSATPATVKSYIENAATPNKVSGGGTGGTVNRLLFSNGL; encoded by the coding sequence GTGCGTCGAAGCATCCGCCTGACCCTGGCCGCCGCCATCGTGCCAGCGATCGCCTTGACTACCGCTCTGAGCACCGCCAGCGCCGCTCCCGCTCCGGACCCCGGCGACCGGATCATCCTGGTCCAGCCGGCGGCTGCCGAGCCCGGCGCGACAGCGATCAAGGACACCTACATCGTCGAGCTGAAGAAGGGCAGCCAGCTCGGCAAGCTGAAGAGGTCGCTCGGGGTCACCCCGCAGCGTGAGTTCAGCACCGCCGTGACCGGCTTCAGCGCCAAGCTCACCGCCGCCCAGCTCGCCACCCTGCAGAAGAGCCCGGACGTGGTGGCCATCTCGCAGGACGTGCTGTACCAGGCGCTCGACGCCACCCAGACGAACCCGCCGTCGTGGGGCATCGACCGGATCGACCAGCGCAACCTGCCGCTGTCGAAGTCCTTCACCTACACCCGTACCGGCACCGGGGTGCACGCCTACATCATCGATTCCGGCGTCGACCCGACCCACCCGAACTTCGGCGGCCGGGCCAGCTTCGACTTCAACGGCATCGACGCCAACAACACCGACTGCAACGGCCACGGCACCCACGTCGCCGGCACCATCGGCTCCACCTCGTACGGCGTGGCCAAGAACGTCCGGCTGCACGGGGTGAAGTGGCTCAACTGCAGCGGCGGCGGAACCGCCTCGTCGGCCATCGCGGCCGTCGACTGGGTCACCCGGAACGCGGTGAAGCCCGCGGTCGCGAACGCGTCGTGGAACTTCAGCCCGAACACCACGCTGGAGAACTCGCTGCGCGCGATGATCAACTCCGGCGTCTTCCTGGCCGCCTCCGCGGGCAACACCGGCGCCAACTCGTGCGACCGGCTGCCGCGGCGGATCTCCACCGCGCTGGTGGTGGCTGCGAGCACCAGCACCGACGCGCGGGCGTCGTACTCGAGCACGGGAGCCTGTGTCGACGTGTACGCACCGGGTTCGGCGATCGTGTCCACCCTGCCGGGCGGCAGCAGCGGCTCGAACAACGGCACCTCGATGGCCACCCCGCACGTGGCCGGCGTAGCCGCGCTCTACCTGCAGACCAGCCCGTCGGCCACTCCGGCCACGGTCAAGTCCTACATCGAGAACGCCGCGACCCCGAACAAGGTCTCCGGCGGCGGCACTGGCGGCACGGTGAACCGCCTGCTGTTCAGCAACGGCCTCTAG